A stretch of DNA from Telopea speciosissima isolate NSW1024214 ecotype Mountain lineage chromosome 5, Tspe_v1, whole genome shotgun sequence:
ataatgataataatgggAGTTTCTTGTGTACGGATCGATGTAGTTTCTTAATTACCACCTTAATTTGTTTGGAACGTGATGACATGAACTTGTTTAATTGAGATATATAGAATTAATTTATGAGTACTTAATTAATTGGTTGGAAATTACTCTTAATTTGCTAGGCTTAGATCTGTCGGCCGGATTAAGTGGCATGCAGCAGCACAGTTCTGTGTGAGTTCCCATCGCAAAATCCATGCATGGGTACCTAGCTATGtacgtgatgatgatgagcttagatcctctctctgtctctgtctctgtctctatctctctgtctctgacAATATTATACAATTTACTGAACATCAATTGGGGTTGAAGGAGAAAATTCAGGGATGGTGATTGGTATAGTACGAAGGCCAAACATGCATGCCGGAATCaattggaaagagaaggagatacaAAAAGAGCAGATCGAGCAAAGCAAATAGGAATATTTAagatatctctctctcactctctataTATTGAACCAAATCCCATACGGAGTAAATTAAGATACCCAATATCTACCTAAATTTGGATAACGTCACTCACTCCATATATACaaacaagaaaacaagaaaaaacctgATTCATCTCCGAATCTATCACTCTTTGGAACCATACGGCGGATTTTAGATAATTAGATGGGATCCCGGCCTACATATTCTGACCCACCGCCCCGCATGAACCTCCAAATATTAGTTGATTGACATttgatttgagagagagagagagagaaagaagggccCACATGTACATGAATGAGAATATTTGTTGGAGAAGACGAGTGAGTCCTTTAATCACTGTATAAGATCACGACGATCATAAGCAATTTGACTTGCTATATATATACCACAtgcaagaggaggagaagatatATAGAGGATCTTAATTTGAAAGCTTTTATCTATTATTGGGGAAGAATTCTCATCTGGTCACATGGAAAGCTAATAAAAAGTATCAAACTAGGTTTGCTTTCAATATTTGAATCCATCTCCCACATGAAAAGGTACGAATACCCGGTAGATATTTTTACAATTCAACTCCTTTGCTTCCGTCTGCCTCTATTGTCGTGTgcaccccacacacaagcaaggcggtACTTAATTTCCGAGTAGACAAGTCGGATCCATATTTTTATCTACATTTAAACTTATTGGGTGAACGATGACCCACAAGTGATCAGAGATCTTCTCTTACCACTTGCCCGTACTGCCTCACACAGGGAGGGGCAAAATGACCTCCCTATCCATTGCACAAGCATCCTACCCAGGTGGGGTTCATGTCCTCCTGCCTGTGTGAGGTTGCACTCCAGGCCACACAGGCAGGCGGCagtaaaggatccaaattgttggAGTTAATAGTAAAATAGTTTCTTGCCATTCAAGACAAATTGAGTCAAAAGAATTCAAGATCACTAAGCCCACCTCAAATGCTAATAAGAATTACACTAAGGGATTCTATAGGTTGTGTATGAATATGCATTTTCAGAATGGATTATGGGATTAGAACGCATTCTGaaatctatttctttttttttaattatagtaTACATTCTAAACTCAAAAtctatttcaagaatgcataccaaatacagtTAAGTCTTCAAATAATAGGTGATTCGATCAACAACATATACATTAAAATTTGCCAAGCAAACCCCGTATTGGAGTCTGTGGTTAGTTCATTGGTCGTGAGTGTTTATTAGATATAATATATCTAAGCTATTAGGCCCATAGTGAATGAAGCCCAATCAATTTGGCCCATTAAATTTGACATCTGACAAGAAGGCCCAAACTTAAGACTTATTCTCATTTTGTATATGGGTTCTTTTAGGCGTCACTATGTCTGGTGAAGTATATAATACTAatacttcactatttgccacttgaCAGTACATTAAtccatataatatatataaatgaataGAACAACCAATATTTGCACTATTGTCAATCTTCCTCATCGCTTTCAAGGAGATTTTGTAGCTGCTAAATGTAAAGCTGGATATATGGAGCTCTACCGCCTTATCGATGGAAGGCTTATGAGAGATGGGCTCCTCTTAGCAAGGAGTCTTGATCTACGAAATATAATAGTGTTTTCAGATTCTAAAAGATTAATAGTTAGTTTGAACCAATCCTCCTCTTCTTCGGATTGAGCTACTGATCTTCTTTGTAACGGATATAAAACATCTTTGTTGTTCATTTGCTAGTACAAGCTTTCTCTATATCTCTTGGAGCCTCAATGAGGAGGCTCATATAATAGCTAAGGGAGCTTCTTTGCTTCGTATGTCCAAGGTTTGGTGGGGTCAGGTCCTGCATTCCTTGTAAGTAAACCCTTCTCTCCTCTTATTACACCCccccccttccaaaaaaaaatccttttctcctctcaggagaatgtcatacttttttttttttcaataaaatcagATTGTTCAttggccaaaaaaaaatcattgcttcttggatgattaatgactGGGAACGTGAACGATTCACAGTTGTTCAGATGAAACATTCCCACAGATTAGATTCCATCTGCACGACTATGAGTCGTGAACGTACACGTGAACATTATTCCCTGCTCTCAAAATCATGGCCTTGGATTTGGGCTTGAGGTTGGACTGGGCTAGGCGTAggtttctcctttatttatttattattatttttgggggGGGTCTGACTAGGGCTAGGCCTCTTAAAATTATATACATTGGACCAGAATTGGAGTGGCCCATGAAAGTTACGAGACACAATTACAATATATGCTAGAATATTAATAGCTAGATAAGCTTGGCTGATCCCAAAATGCATCTCTAATTATGAATGAGTTTTTTGAGTGGCTTGGAGGCACGGTTTCAGGAatcagtatcagtatcggaTCTATCGATTTATATTGGTATCGGCTGTGACCATGATATGGTATTGGAAGATCCGATTCGATTGAGATTCCGACTTATTCGCCAATGAAAGTGGTAATGATCCAACTTGGATGACCTTGATGGAACATGCATACTATTTGGTTACGGTCAGATAATTTCAACCTAGAAtgtattctaagaatgcataccaaccAAGCACAATCTAAGATTCTTCATCCTATTGATCAGCTCAAGAGCACAAGTGTAGTTGATCTATAAACCAGCTAGACCGGAGAGGTGAAATTGATTTAAAATGAAATCGAAGTGATCCGATACgattttggtttgaagaatgaGATCATATTTGGTTCTGTTGGATTCCGGTTCGGTCTTCCATTTCTTAAACGATATATCTTGAATCAAACCTTTTTTTCACACCCCTTGagttagggctgcaatagggtcaggttgggccgggctttatagaaccctagcccaaccctaagtccccatAGCTGGGCCTAGGCCCGATCCGACTTTGATTCAGGGCCAGGAaaattcaaccctgacccgctctcagggtcgggtcgggctgatccctgattggccctgatcatgggaagggagaaggaaatgcatgggttgaAATGGACTGGGGAGaatattatcaattttacgtaaaataacactgtaataaaatgtattatatcacttattgtcttcatatatataatatattatataacaaaatatgggtgacatttaaagtttatatatattttatagtataacttaaaacagggccaggccaggccagatcaagcttagcccgaggcctcaacccaacccgaccttgactcagagccagaaattttcagccctgacccgcccttaaggccaaatatctcagcccatgCCCTAATCGGGCTCAGGACGGGTTCGGGCCGAccgggccaaacttgcacccctgcTACCTTGGGTTGAACAAATCTCTCCATCTTTGTCTTGAGGGTTTTGTTTTCGATAGACAACAAGGAGAGCGAGAGTATGTGTGTGTCTTTCTCCTCCTTCATTTCTGGCCGGAAGCAAACCACCAACGATGGGAACGGCAGTTGAAAAGACTGCAGAAGAGCTCCGTAAAGAGATCGAGGAGCTACACCGTCAGCAGTGGGAGGTTAggttcctctctctctgtctctcataTTCTTTGATATTATTTATCTCATCTAATCACGATTTCGATATCGTTTGTCTTCACAGATTACTGAGCGGCTTCGGGACCCGAGGGGTCTCCGCAGAGGAGCCTTGCCTGCCAACGGACCAAGAAACTTCGCCAATGGAGGTCGTCAGCGAGGACTTGTCAGACCAGTAATGGTTTTTTCTAATCTTCTCTCCCTTTCATTCTCTGTTCTCTGGGTTCTTTTGCTCCggattttgatttatgttcCTTCTTTATCTCAGGCCGATAGGGTTGGTTCTGATGATCAAACTCTTGCAAAGAGACGCCTTTCTTCCGCTGTTGTTAAGGTAATCTTCTTATTCATTGGAGTTGAATGAAATCtttgtttgtgatttttttttttttttttttttttttgttatgggTCAGACAAAATAATTATTTGCTTTGTTTTCACTGAGTTGGCGGTGTAGCTAGAGGATGGAGAGATGGCTGAGGAGGCTGAAGGAACGGAAGATGTCAAAGAGGCTGCCGATGGCACCACTACTACTGAGAATGAGAGTGATCGGAGATCATTGAATCCACCACTACAGCGTGGTGGGTTTAGGAAAGATGGCAACCCGGCAGCTAAGGtggtaattctttttttttgttttttggtaacaGCTAAGGTGGTAATTCGAGGAACCTTTATCGGTTACTGAGTGTTTATTGTAGGCATGTAAGTGGGAACTTAGCTATTTGTGGTTGTTTTATTTAGGATTTGGAAATCCCGACGGAGCAGGTTCCTAGGGTGTTGCCTAAAAATGAGGATCCGAGTTTGGTTAACAGGAACAAGAGAATGCTGGGGCAACTTCTGGGGACACTAGAGGTATGTTTGAGAGAACTGCTGCCTCCCCCTACCGGTCTGTGTATATGGTGATGATTCaaatttgccttttttttttgggggggggggagggggggttgtgGTTGTGAGTATATGTGGCATTGAGCTATGTTTAATGgtgcttcttttgtttttatcttAGCGATTGGATTTTAAACGAATGACAGTGGCTTTGGCAGTTCAGTGTTTTGCTAGTGTTTTATGTTGTAGGGATTATATTCTACACTTCTGTGTTTAATTTAGGCCACaacaaaatatattttcatttcataTTACAAATGTAACTATGATTGGTAAGACATTCTGCCACCAGAAAAAGACTAGTACTTAATTTGAAATATGGATGCAGGTGTTGAAAGCTAGAAAGTATAGGGAAAGATCTAGCCTGTCAGTGCTGTAGAAAATTCTCAGAATAATAgtatttgaaaaggaaaaaaggaatcCACCCTCCACAAACTAATAGATCCACCTTAGCTGATTTTGTAATCCACTCAATTTATAGGGGAAATCTGTCTCCGATTCATGAATTCACACACAGTGACAAGCTCATAGACTACCTATTAACTTGGACAACATAATCCATATGTATAGAGCTCTAAAATAATtcatcaaaaaatataaaaaaccctCTAAATAAATAACATAGCAGGACTCAAACTGAGTTGTTTATTAACTTTGACAACCTAATTTTATAGAAATTCTCAAAGCAGAATCTTCAAAAGTAAAGTAATTTATGGGGCTGAAGTTTGGCTCTTTGGCTTATGAATACAGTGCCTTggagatgaatgcagctccctaTATTGATCTCGGCCTTCCACTAACTCTGGTTAGTGTTCCTCCAATTCTAGTGGATTCTTTGGGAGGCTCGAAATATAGAGCTCTAAGataattcatcaaaaaaatataaaaaaccctCTAAATAAATAACATAGCAGGACTCAAACTGAGTTATTTATTAACTTTGACAACCTAATTTTATAGAAATTCTCAAAGCAGAATGTTCAAAGCAGTAAAGTAATTTATGGGGCTGAAGTTTGGCTCTTTGGCTTATGAATACAGTGCCTTggagatgaatgcagctccctaTATTGATCTCGGCCTTCCACTAACTCTGGCTAGTGTTCCTCCAATTCTAGTGGATTCTTTGGGAGGCTCGAAATATAGAGCTCTAAGataattcatcaaaaaaatataaaaaaccctCTAAACAAATAACATAGCAGGACTCAAACTGAGTTATTTATTAACTTTGACAATCTAATTTTATAGAAATTCTCAAAGCAGTAAAGTAATTTATGGGGCTGAAGTTTGGCTCTTTGGCTTATGAATACAGTGTCTTGGAGATGAATACAGCTCCCTATATTGATCTCAGCCTTCCACTAACTCTGGTTAGTGTTCCTCCAATTCTAGTGGATTCTTTGGGAGGCTCGAAATATAGAGCTCTAAGataattcatcaaaaaaatataaaattcctCTAAATAAATAACATAGCAGGATTCAAACTGAGTTATTTATTAAATTTAACAACCTAATCCTATAGAAATTCTCAAAGTAGAATGTTCAAAAGCAGTAAAGTAATTTATGGGGCTGAAGTTTGGCTCTTTGGCTTATGAATACAGTGCCTTggagatgaatgcagctccctaTATTGATCTCGGCCTTCCACTAAATCTGGCTAGTGTTCCTACAAATCTAGCGGACTCTTTGGGAGGTTCGAAACAGGTTTTTTCTATTATTCCctttgcaagaaggatctccatatggtctttattgacctagaaaaagcttatgacagaatccctagagagttaatctggcaagtactagagaagagaattgTTTCAAGTAAaaatgtggacataattaaagatatgtatgatggtatGGTCACTTGTGTATGAACTGTCGGGGGGGGTCAAGgaagtgaattcccaattacaattgggttacatcaaggatcagctttaagcccgtatttgtttgcacttatcatggatgatttagcCAAAGGCATTCatgatgaggttccttggtgtatgctttttgttgatgtcatcgttttggtggatgagacaaaagcaaggattaacaccaagtaagagttatggagatcaaccttggagtcaaaaggttttaagataagtagaacgaagatagAGTATATGGtctgtaactttggttacactaggacagATAATGAGGTGGAGAAACTTGAtagagggagattccgcaaagtgattattttaggtatcttggctcaatcataaataaagaaggtgatatagaggacgATGTTTCATAGAGAACCTAATCCTATAGAAATTCTCATAGCAGAATGTTCAAAAGCAGTAAAGTAATTTATGGGGCTGAAGTTTGGCTCTTTGGCTTATGAATACAGTTGCCTTggagatgaatgcagctccctaTATTGATCTCGGCCTTCCACTAAATCTGGCTAGTGTTCGTACAAATCTAGTGGATTCTTTGGGAGGCTCGAAACAGGTTTTTTCTATTATTCCCTttatccccccaaaaaaaggaacTAAACTGATTCCATTATATCTCTTTTAGATAAAGACATACTAATCAAGAGTTAAAGACACAATTAAAAACTATAGGATTAATAATTATGTCAAGAGGGGTTCATTCATTTGCCTATTTTTCTAGCTCATGTTTTGGTCTTTATTAGCTGAGATAAAACTTCTCAAAGGGTCCACATGGCAATTGTCAGTCAGGCAGCTATCATCTTTTACCTGGAAATCTCTAAGAACCTGTCCTTTATGAGATTCCAGATCTGGGTCTGGATCTTCTGCATTAAAAGGGCCTTCTACCTCTAGCTCTTCTAGTTCATGATAGACCATCTTGTTGTGTTGCATTGAATACTAATTAGCGAAATGAgctaatataatatataattacatGGAGCACAGTAAGATGTAAAGTGAAGCATATTACCAATTTCATTGcttattcttttcccttttttttgtgtgtgtgtgtgtgtattgggggggggggggttctatTTCCATCACTTTTTTGTGGATCTACCTCGCAAGGGTcacaacttctctctctctctctctctgtgtgtgtgtgtgtgtgtgtgatggtTAGTATCCAACATTTGTATTTCACACAAGTCACAGGCCCAAGGATAGGtggtaaacagatctgaactaATATAGAATGTAGGATGACATAGCAGAGATTACCAATAGAATGGAGTCTAACTTGCTGGTTCTGCAGGTCAGCACATGAGTATGATAGTAGAAGAAAcattgaagagaaaaaagagaagaggtaCTGGCTGTTCTGGATTGTGAATAGTAAtgtagaagaaaagagaagagaggggtaGGGAAAGCTCATAGCCCACACACTTTAACCGGAAAAAAGTGGTGGAGGGCCTGGTTGAGGACAGgtgaaatctgagaagaaactCAGAGTAGCAGGGGAAGAGGAAACACACAACTGCACACTCATGCAGAGCGAAACCctattcaattttttattcaattctgTCCATTGGTTACAAGCAATGCCCAATTTAAAGATGTAAAACTAAGACTCCTAACTAGacactaaaaactgaaaataactTGCAACCCCACCCAACTATAAAGCTAAGTAGCCTATTCCTACGTATCCAACTCAAAACAAATTAAAGGCACAAAGAATAACTAAACTATttccaacccttgttggaccaaaaaGCCCGGTTGGACCAGttctgtttgggtttgggtttccaaacttggtcatgctggtccaaccagtcaAGTGCTACTACATCAATTCTTCTCCTCTGAAAAGAACCCGACTCCGTCGAGTTTGGACAAGGACCGAGGAGACCATTTGACCTAACATGCTAGAGGAGAAAAGATCATGCTGACCGCTGAAGCTCGATTGTTGGAGCATCCTTAGCTGGGACGAACTTCATTTTGAGTCCACTGTGTTTGAAGGATACATGTTCTAATAACCACAATGTTGAGCCTTCTTATCAAACAACCACGGACGCCCCAAAAGGATGTGACACACTCTAAGGGTAGGACATCACATTGAGTATTTGATTCCTGTAATCAAAGTGTTAATGCAGAGATTCTTTATAGGCTAAAGTTTCTAAAACTTATACTGGAATGGATTCATTTCCCTATGGATGTTGCAATTAATGTATGATGGAATTGCCGTTGTTGTTTTGGTATGAGAACCATATTTTTGTAGCTTCATGAATTTGAACCTTGATGGAGTCGAGATAAGATCCAAACATTAGATCTTCAGGGGAAGATTTTAATTCTTAAACTTCTATAGTTCTTTTGAATAAATGGAATCTGAGTTGCAGACGTGTCTTGTATCTCTTGAGCTACAGAAATTTTCTGGCCTGAGAAATGGAATGGTTGAGGAATATTCCTTTCAGAGTATTGTTTTCCTGATGTAGGACAATAGCAAAAGTACGCCTAACTCCCAGAATTTGAATGCAGAATGAAGATTGTGCAGGGGTTAGCGATTAATGAGTTGCAGGATGGGAAAGTTTTTAGGTTGATTTTTTGTTGACATGAAGTTTGGGTGAATATCTGGTCAAACTCTATCTGAATTGAACTTTTTTATGGGTGGAGTGTGAAATTGTATTCCCAAAATATGTGTATTACATGTTCAAAGCCACTTATACTACAGTAGCTCAGAAAAATCTCATAATAATTCATAAATCCCAAGACTATATTGATCTTACCTTATTATCTATTTTTAGTTCAAGGTTTTAGCAATACCATTTTATAGAAAGTGATTATTGCATTAACATATGCTTTTACTTTTCAGAAATTCCGGAAGGAAGACATGCATCTCTCTGCAACAGAGGCATACATGCGGAGGTCAAACTCTTTACAAAGGGTaagtttatctatatttacctttTTGTCAATTGAATATGATTTTATAATGTTACTGTTGTTGTGTGTTGATTTATGTTGTTGTGGCCCTTGCTTAACAGCTCGAGCTTCTAGGATAAGAGgttttaacatggtatcagagccaggaggTCGAGTGTTCGATCCCTGGTAGTACGAGGGATATGTGCCATGTGTTGTTGTGCCCCCTTAGTGCCACATGATGGTGTCACGTGCAGAGCCGTGTGTGTGTGGGCCTGCACATGCCGGGGGgtgttgtgtgttgatatacattgttgtggcccttacgctcgagcttttgggataagcagtTGTAATAGTTATCAACAATCTACCTAGTTTAAGGCAGTTGATTGTGGCTGAAATTAAACTTGTACAATCAGAAGCATTTCTAATCCAATAAACTCTGCCTGCTTCTCATAGATGTATGCATTATTTTCTCACAATGAAACTTCATGTTTGTGGGTTGTGGAGGGTATGTATGTGTTTACCCTTTTCTTtaagttattattatttttttccttcttgtgtgtgtgtgtgtgtgtattggggggggggggggggactgttTTCTGGCATTGATTGTCCGTACTTATTTGCTGCAATTATTTCTACTTGGTATCTGAGGGAACAAGCGCATATGAGGTAAACCCTAACCACAATGAAGTATAACATGTTGGGGATCATGGAAACTCAACCGGGCCACTGAAGAAAAAATTAGTTCTTTTAGAAAATAAGTGTGTCTTGCTGTAATCAATCTGATCTACGTGAATTCTGGGCAACTCTTTGGTTGAGACCAAATACACATAATATTGTTTAGGCAATAACAATACAGCCGGTGATCACTTatcaaaaataatataatacaGTGGGAAATCCCAATGTAATTGCGTCtaagaattatataaaaattgtgtgaccaactttgatataTGGGGTATAATTTCTTGGGTGATGAGTTCCATAACACCTGTACCCAGAACCCATTCCATCACACCTTTTATTACTCCTATGTGGCAGTTCAAGTGGGATCCGAATTTGGACATGTTGTTGACATCTTTGTTTATCCAATGATCAAAATTTCACACTAATCTGACAACCCCATGTGTCATCATAGAGTTTTACGTGTCTGGGAAGTGAATTAAACATGAAAGTAATAGGAAggattaaaaaaattggaagggggggggggggggagcacaTAAATTTTGGGCCATATGATTGAAGTAGGACACCAAATTTAACAAGTGGCGTACCAGAGTGGGGCTCCAAATCTTTACAGCAGTCACCGTGCCAAATCATCTGTGCATGTGACTGAACAGTGGCAGGTGTGATGAAAAGGGTTCTAAGTACAGGTTTTTCTCATATAATCTCTAATTtctaatcatagttgtcaaggtatCACCTACACatccaggcaccttggtcgccttggtgGTGTCGCCTTGCGTACAGgacctctccaacgccttgggtctcctaaatgccgtgacaactatgtttctaGTAATTCATATAGATTCCTAGATATTCAAAGGGTGTGTTGTTGCTCGTAATTCACATATTCGTTATTGATTGTTTGGAAATTACTAAAACTGTATAGAGCTCAAGAGGTGGGTTAATAAAACTATGGGCATGTGATGATGTTTATATTTTTATACTAAATAGctaattaagaaaagaaattcAGACTTCTTTTTGGTCCATAAGTTTGTCTTTTAACTCTTTTAAGTATTTTGATTTTATGGATATGTCTAAAATATACATTAGAGCATCTAATAATTAAAGATTTCTCAAAGTTAATATCCTGTTATTCTTGTAGAAAGCATGCCCGCCAATAGTATCAATTAAGAGCGTACCAATTTTGCTAACCATCCAAATGAGAGATTAGGAGAGGGTCAGAATCTTGTTCGGTGGTTTAAATTGTTTGTCAAACAGTTGGTTGCTGGCATGTTTTGTGTACCAATTAGATGGACTAATTCCTTCTTCGaacaagaaataaaagttttcaTATCAAAATATGTTGGTTTCTTGAAAGATTTGGTGACCCTTCCTGGCTAATGGAGGGAGTTCTGCAGTGGAGTTTATTCTGTGATTACTAAATGATTGAAACTGTCTTTAGGCTGAGCAAAGGGCACGTGAAGAAAATGAGAGGCTGTGGCAGCAAGAACGTGAACAAATTgcagagaaaaggagaagggaTCTGGTCTGTTAACTTGTTTCTTTTCCCCTGTGTCTTACACTTGTGACCAGAGCAAAATTGAAAATGGTTTCTTTGTTAATATGACCACCTTTTTCGCTGCAGACTCTCCGAGCACGTGTTGCTGCCAAGGCAGAAGAAAAGAAGTTGGAGCTGCTATTCCTTCGGTGGAGTGAGCACCATAAAAAGCTTTGCAATTATCTAAGGTACATTGTATTATCCATATATGTAAAACAGAAATATGAACACCTGGATATTGCCACGCATACTTGTActagtttcttttcttggttactGTTTACatgcatttttcttcttttcatgcAGGTTATGTTTAATTTTGGCCCAAAGTGTCCTATTCACAATTTTATTGAGGCAAAGATAAGTTTCTGTTCGTGTGCATAATGTTGAAGCAACTGGACACTTCCTGCTTCTTCGCAGGATTATAGGTAGATCAACATAATTTATATTTGGTTAATATCTGACTCTTGTTTGATTGTTTGTGGGTTGTTGTTTATTAGGACTAATGCGGAGCCACCAATATATTACATGCCTGTGAAACCACTAGAGGAAGATGCTACTCTGGCTGAGGAGCATAAAGAAAAGGTGAGTTGTTGTTTGGATTTTGTTGCTAATCTTGCTACAACTAAATTGCCTTCATATCTGAAAGGGAAGTGAGTGGGAACCCCATTATGGATCTCTTAATAAGATATTTTACCTTTGCATCACACCCTAGTTTTTATGAATCAACCTTTCAGAATTGAAATATAATTAGTCCTGAGTGTGAAGGTGAAAAGAAATGGTGATACATACTTGTAAATTACCTGCCAGGCTTATCAGGAATGGAAAGCTGCTAGAAGGGAAGAACTATCAGAATATCAGAAGCAGATTGCAAAACAGTATGTTGCCAATGTGGAAACAGAGCTGGAGAGATGGCAAAATGCAAGGAAcgcaagaaaagaaaactacaatctGAACCAGGAGACGATGGACAATGAGCTTGAAACCCACAGGCTTGAGCATGGGCCCAAGACACGGAAGATCCTTGATAGTGGCAACAATGATGACGAGGATGATGTGGAAGATATTAATGTTGGAGAAGACGATATGATGGATGATGTGCTTGGGGTCGATGATAATAGCCGGAGGGTTGATGAGTCACTGAAGCCTGAAGAAGGTAATGCCAGTCCAAATCCTGACAATGTAGATCAGTAGTAATTTAAGCACTCCATTGTACCCTTTCTTTTATGTTTGTAGCCCCCAGTTATTTCTATTGTGTACCAAGTTGAATATTTACCAATTCTGGATTGGTGTTTATTTGTTTGTATTGTTATATCTCATTGATTTTGCTCAGATTATATATAtcatatttttatttactttGGCTTGTTTTCCATGA
This window harbors:
- the LOC122661316 gene encoding pinin-like, with translation MGTAVEKTAEELRKEIEELHRQQWEITERLRDPRGLRRGALPANGPRNFANGGRQRGLVRPADRVGSDDQTLAKRRLSSAVVKLEDGEMAEEAEGTEDVKEAADGTTTTENESDRRSLNPPLQRGGFRKDGNPAAKDLEIPTEQVPRVLPKNEDPSLVNRNKRMLGQLLGTLEAEQRAREENERLWQQEREQIAEKRRRDLTLRARVAAKAEEKKLELLFLRWSEHHKKLCNYLRTNAEPPIYYMPVKPLEEDATLAEEHKEKAYQEWKAARREELSEYQKQIAKQYVANVETELERWQNARNARKENYNLNQETMDNELETHRLEHGPKTRKILDSGNNDDEDDVEDINVGEDDMMDDVLGVDDNSRRVDESLKPEEGNASPNPDNVDQ